The window GCTAGAAGAACTTTGCCAATATGTGTGTAATTGATTGCATTTAACCCATTCTAAcattcatctatatttctttccatTTATGAATGAACGTttggattttagattctaaaggattggtaacagcgtgatttgtgggtcagatctgatgtgtatattgacctgggtctggggcttgattctttggaatCGAGAGAACCGcattcttttattggggtgttggttttcataactattCATTCCCCGGACGAgcggcactggtggtgatactgggagactttagtgtctaaggaaattgcttgtgtgacttgcggttaaccagtggggtaaaaccgaagtcttctttgtctggctggtttggtttaccttagaggtggaaaaacctgagcctagggctgtgactgctctgtttaagcaattggtcctgaattggcactctcagttgggtcccgccagaaccgcgtCGTCACAGTCCCTTTATGAGAAAAGAGCCAGAGCAGCCTGTCCCGGATCTGTTTGGTTCTCACCCCGTaaatgatggggtttagcatggGTGGAACCAGGAGGTATATGTTGGCCATGAGAATGTGAAAATGCAGGGGCACATTGTGGCCAAACCTGTGTGTGAGGTAGGAGAAGAGAGCTGGGACATAAAAGGATAAAATGGAACAGAGGTGGGAGATACATGTCCCAAAAGTCTTGAGCtgggcatcctttgtggggagtCTAAAtacggccctgaggatctggatatAGGACATGGCGATAAAAAACATATCCAGACCCATCCCAGAGACTGCCAAAAAGAGGCCGTAGTAAATACTGACGCGAATGTCAGAGCAGGCTTGCTTCACGACGGCTATGTGCTCACAGTATGtgtgggggatgatgttggttctgcaatatggccactgcctCGCCAGGAAGGGATACGGCAGTACAAGCATGCTACCGCGCAGGACCACAGCCAGGACAATCTTGGCCACCACAGagtttgtcaggatggtggaatgtctcaggggatcacaaatggccacatagcgatcaaaagccatggccacgaagatcccagactccatcgctgtgaagcagtgaatgaagtacatctgggtgaggcagacaCTGAAATAGATCTCCCTGGaactgaaccagaagatgctcaatgttttgggcaggatggacgtggacaggaccaggtcggtgatggccagcatgcagaggaaatagtacatgggcccatGCAGGCTTGGATCCCTCTTCACGATGAGCAGGATaatgaagttccccaagatggctatggtgtacatggtgcagaaggggatggagatccagatatgAGCcgtctccaggccaggaatgcccagcaggataaAGTTGGAGGGGTTGATGAAGTCGGTTGTGTTGGAACCTGACATGGGATAGGGGAGAAGGTTTCCAATTCTGAGGCAGAATGGTACCATATGTTCCCCCAACTCCCCTATGTGCCCAGGGTCTAGCGTGATGATCACAGGACAAACACCTGAATGGAGAGACAGTGTTAATATGAGACACTACATGCACTACTGGGGGCTGTTCTCATGGGTAAAGCAGATTGGTCGCTCCTCAAACACTGAAAACTGGTATTTTCATTCTTCAGAGGAATTAATTATGAACAACTGGCcctactaatgccaattccataCTTCATGGTGCTCCATGCAGCAATAATACCTGCACATCACGGTGCAGGAAATATTaataggcaccagcaggaaacacAAGTGTGGATACTGGTTATCCATCATTGTTCCTTAATGCAATGAAAGCCAGGCTAGAGTGTCCATGCTGTAGAAAGTTCCTCATTCACCCAGTTGCTCAACATctgagagtggggaaaaaaaaggaatttttttgcAAAGACATGTGCCAGGGGATAGATCCCAGCTAGAGCACAGTTCAGGGAGAAGACCCGGGCATCACTGATAGCAACTTCACAGAAACACTTGCTCATTCCTAGCAGTGGCCAAACAAAGACAATGTTCGTATGcctaaggaatgggatggagaataaccTGCTCTGGACATGTTCTCGGTTGTTGTCACTCAGTCTCTTAAAGGATGTAGCACACAGAAAGGGGACTTCTGAGACAGGTTATGAGAATGGGGATGGTGCCAGATGCGGAcagactgaaaagtctgggactgttcagtttagagaagagacaaagaagggGGCATATGAGAAGgagaacaaaataaacaaatgaactGATTACATTCAAATGGAAAAATGGAGAACAGTTCCCAACCAGTAATATGTATAGACATTGCTTCAAAGGGGCTGATTCCCCAAAGTTGAGGCAACATATCAATAAAACTAATTGGAAGGTtaaatttagacagaaaaatgggaatgaaacTTGGGAGTTCTTTAAATTTATTAGATAGCTAAAACTCCACAATAACACAGCCAAGAAAGTGGAAAACTTTGGCTAAAAACCTAGTTCAGTGGCAAAGCGAAGTAAAGGCAGTAATTGGGCccgggggaggggaaatgagtAACACATAACAAAttagaaaaaagggaaaatagctAACAAACAATACAAATTGGAATTAATGAAAATTGATAAGTAATGTGAAAGATGTCAGGGAGAAATCTGTGAGTGGCATGgctaaggataaaaaaaaaaaggttattaagaaagaaagaaagcctaGAAAAGGTTTTGGCCAATTCctagagggagaaaagaaaattattaatGTTGCAGGAAAGGCAGAGGTCttcaagaaatatttttgttctgcatttggaaagaagcagtatGAGGTATTTATATCACATGAGGtgatgaaatatatatatttcatcacctcatgtgatatatatatatatatatgaaaaagcaTATATAGAACAGTACTGTGCTAAATTTAAACTatcaaaaataaagggaaagctttAAAAGAAGATTTGACACGATTAGAAAACAGTGGAAGCTGGTATgggattagttaaaaaaaaaaagtctaggaatataattaatgccagtcaacgaCCAGGTTTATTTAAAACAGATCTCGTCAAATAAACCTGATTTCATCATTTAATGAGAGAACACATTTGTATGAACAAGGGAACCACATAGAAACAGTACACTTTGATTTCTCTGAGTCATTTGATTTAGTAGGGGAAAACATTCAGATAAAAAAATCAACACTATTCAATATCAGTAAAACACATGT of the Gopherus flavomarginatus isolate rGopFla2 chromosome 1, rGopFla2.mat.asm, whole genome shotgun sequence genome contains:
- the LOC127044617 gene encoding olfactory receptor 52E2-like yields the protein MSSSNTTDFINPSNFILLGIPGLETAHIWISIPFCTMYTIAILGNFIILLIVKRDPSLHGPMYYFLCMLAITDLVLSTSILPKTLSIFWFSSREIYFSVCLTQMYFIHCFTAMESGIFVAMAFDRYVAICDPLRHSTILTNSVVAKIVLAVVLRGSMLVLPYPFLARQWPYCRTNIIPHTYCEHIAVVKQACSDIRVSIYYGLFLAVSGMGLDMFFIAMSYIQILRAVFRLPTKDAQLKTFGTCISHLCSILSFYVPALFSYLTHRFGHNVPLHFHILMANIYLLVPPMLNPIIYGVRTKQIRDRLLWLFSHKGTV